Within Paeniglutamicibacter psychrophenolicus, the genomic segment TTCTCGGTGGTGTCGTCGCCGGTTGCCATCTTTTTGAGTCCCATATGTTGCGCTTGGTACTGCATGCTGGCTGAATGCGATCGACACACGTCTCCCACCTGACTCAACAGAGGCTACGTAATCGGGATGGCCCATCAGTCTGAATAGATGAAGGCGTGCCGTCGGACTTGTACTGGGGGTTGATTGCGTATCAGTGTTTCCCCCAAGTCGTGGGGTGTCTTTTGCGAAAGCGGAGCCAATCCGGGGGCCCTTGAACTGGGCGTTTGCGCAGAACAGGTGGTGGTGGTGTGGCTTGGATCCGGGTATCGGAGTTTACGTAGCTCCAGGCGCAGCCGTTCACCTACTTTTCACCGCGGCTTTCCTGAAGCTGCGCCCGGTGGCAACCTTCAACGCTCATGGTTGAGGCGTGAAGGTTGCCATAATTGCTGAATCGTTCCTTCCCGAGATGAACGGGGTTACCCATTCGCTGCTGAAAATCTTGCAGCATTTGGATGCGCGCGGGGACCAGGTCTTGGTCATCGCCCCATCGACGCTGGAGAACGCGCCGCCTACGGTGGAAGGCGCAGCTATCAGGCGGCTTCCGGCCGTTCCCCTCGCCGGTTACCGGAACATCCGGGTTGCCATTGGCGGGGTGGCGCGGGTGAAGTCCCTGCTGGCTGAATTCAAGCCCGACGTCGTCCACTTGGCATCCCCCTTTGTTCTGGGCTGGCGTGCCGTCCGGGCCGCAGCGGCCCTGGATATTCCCTCCGTCGCCGTCTACCAAACCGACGTTCCCGGATATGCGGCCCGATACGGCATGCCATTCCTGGAAAATTGGGCCTGGCAGCGTGTGAAGCAGATCCACTGTGCAGCGACGAAAACGCTCGTTCCCTCGAGCGACTCACTGCAAAAACTTCAGGGCCACGGCATCCCCAGGATGGAGTTGTGGCGCCGCGGCGTGGATACCCAACGCTTCCACCCCGGCAAACGCAGCGCAGGGTTTCGTGACACGGTGGCGCCCGAAGGGCAAAAGATCATTGGCTATGTGGGGCGTCTGGCCCTCGAAAAGCAGGTGGAGGATCTGGCTGCCTTGGCCGAGATCCCCGGCACCCGGCTGGTTGTCGTAGGCGATGGACCGCAGCGGGAGATGCTCGAGTCACTTCTTCCGAAGGCCTACTTCACGGGCTTCCTTGCCGGTGACGAGCTGGCCGCCGCCATGGCCTCATTTGACCTGTTCGTGCATCCGGGAGAACTCGAGACCTTTTGCCAAACCATCCAGGAAGCCATGGCCTCAGGGGTCCCTGTCGTTGCCACCGGCCGCGGCGGCCCGGTGGATCTGGTGGATTCCTCCCGCACGGGCTGGCTCTACGCACCGGGCAACCTGGCCCAGTTGCGTGACTACGCCATGGATCTCATCGGTGACGACGCCAAACGTGCGGCCTTTGCAGCCGCAGCCTTCCAGCAAGTCCAAGGCCGCAGCTGGCACGTTGTTTGCGAGCAGCTGATGAACCTCTACACCGAGGCCATTGCCGAGCACCCGCGGCTTCGGCTTGCCCTGTGAAGATGAAAAAGAGAATTTCGGGTACCGGCGCAGGCTTCCAAGTCTCCGGGCATGCGCTCGCGGTGGCGCAAAGACATCGTGAGAACGATGCGGATTTGCGGTTCCTGTTGCCTTCGGTTGAGGCTCCGTTGCCGCAACCGAAGGCAACGGCGTCACGGGCCGCCGGGTAGCTTCACATGCTTGATCAGGAACCGGGCCGCTACGTTGCCCTGGGTGATTCCTTCACGGAGGGAGTCGGGGATATCAGCAAGCAGCGTCCCAACGGCGTCCGGGGCTGGTCCGACAGAGTGGCCGAGGGTCTCGCGAGCGATTCTCCGGGCTGGGAATATGCGAACCTCGCCATCCGCAGCAAGCGGCTACGGCACATCATCGCGGAACAGTTGGAGCCCGCCATCGCCATGGAGCCAACGCTCATCACGCTGTACGCCGGCGGCAACGACGTCATGGACCTTGGGACGAAGGTCGCTGACATTCTGGCCGAGTATGAATTCTTGGTCGGCCGGCTGGCGCAGACGGGTGCAACGCTGATACTTTTTACCGGTTACGACGTGGAGGTTTCGCCGATCTTGGGGCCCTTGCGCCGCAAGAACCATGCCTACAACGACGGCGTCCGGCTCATCGCCGCGAAGTACGGTGCCGTCCTGGTGGATTACGCCACCTTTGCCGCCTATGCGAATACCCGCATGTGGGGGCCCGATCGGCTGCATATGTCCAAGGCCGGGCACAAGTACATGGCCGCGCGGGTCCTGGATGTCCTCGAGGTGCCGCACGGCATCACGCATCGGGACAAGCGGAAGGCACCGCGTGGCGTTCGGCAGCGGGCCCGGGAACACCATGTCTGGGTCACCGAGTGGGTGCTGCCCATGTTCGGGCGCAAACTCCGGGGCACCACGCTGGGCGACGCCCTGGGCCCCCGGTGGCCCGAGCCGGTGCGGGTGCCGCCGAAGAAGGGCCTGAAGAAACTGACCCGATAAGGCGGTGCCGGGACGGTGAACCCTTGCCGTTGGTGCTCTACCTGCCCCCGATCCAGTGGCGTCGGGCTTTCTTTACAGGGTCCTGCCCGTCGCGGCTCGGTTGCGCTTCGGTGAAGTTCCGCACGGCGACGCTCAGTCCCGCGGCAAGCCACCTTCTCCCGGGCCGTGAAATCCTACGCCGGGCGAAGTATTCCCATGATGACGATATCCTCGTACTTTCCGCGAACCCAGGCGTGCTGGCGCTGACGACCCTCGACCACGAATCCCGCCTTCTCATACGCACGGATCGCGCCAAGGTTGGACTCGATCACTTGCAGGTGGACTCGACGCAGGTTGCAGCGCACGAAGGCAAACTCAACGATTTGTGAGATGGCTGCGCTCCCGATGCCTTGTCCACGAGCTTCGGGAACCAAGGCGATACCGACTTCCGCGTGGCGGGCGAGCTCGTCGAAATCGAAAAGCGAAACACTGCCGACGGCGGCACCGTCCACATCGATCACGAAACGCACGTTCTTGCCTGTGTCATCAGCATCGCCCTGCTCCAGCCGATTCTTGAAGGCTTCCCTAGTCAGCGGCGCAGGCGATGCCGCGCTCCGTTCCTCCCATGTGGCAAGATCGTCAGCGATTCGGAACAAGACGTCAAAGTCGTCTTTGGAACGGGAACGAAGCATGGCGGCTCGCGGCTTGGACATGTCCAGGATCCTATCAATCAACGCCAGCGGCCCGACAGCAATGGGCCTAAGCGCCGCCGACAAGCCCAAACTGCCAGCGGTTGGGTGGTGATAGTTGTCGGCAAGTTCTTTGACGTTGTCCTGACACACAACATTCCTGATCCCCCCGAACGGCAAAGGGTGGAGCCGCTTGTGTCGGAGCCACCATGGTCTCGGCCGTTGAGGCCATCGGTGTTGGACCACGACGCTATGAAAACGCCGATCCCGGCCTCGTTCAAGACCAAGCCCACTTTCAACGGATAGTCGCCAACGAGGCATGGAACCGGCACCGCTCCGCCGAGCGTTTCCGTAACGGAAACTCGATTCACGGTCCGGGAAATCTGAAGAAGGGGCTGAAGAAACAGACCCAACTAGGCCGTGCCGGGACGGCGAACCCTTGCCGTGGCGTTGCCGTATTAGTTAGGCCCACTCCGAGGAAATCCGATCCCCGTGCACGGAGTCGTCCTCGAAGGTAGCCACCACCGTGTCGATCCCGTGTGTGAAGGTGTCGGCGGAAGCCCCACATCCACACACGGGTCATTCACTGGTAGGAGACGAACCACGGCTTCGGGTCGATGTCAAAAGTCTTTTTCGGGGTGAACGTCGGCGAGTCCTCGTCGATGAAGTTCTTCCACCCCATCCAGATGCCGTCGGGCAGGTCGCGGCGCAAGTTCTTCCACGTGGCCATCTTCATCCCCGGTGTCCCGTTGCCGTCGGCGTGCACGACCAGCGCCAGCTCGGGGTGCGATGTGTCCAGGGTCGAACGGTCGCGGATCATGCTCTGCGTGAACTGATGCAGGATGACGATCTTCTGCGGCAGTTTGTGCTTGCGCGTCAGCTCGGCCAACCAATCGTTGGCGCGGTTGAGCTCGGCGGCATCCACGGAACCGATCTGGGCCAGGTGCCGCTGGCCGGGCTTGAGCCTCCACTCGGGGTCATAGGCGATGCCGACGTTGGGGTAGGTCAGCAATCGTTCGTAGTGCTTGGCCTGGGTCAGGAAGTCGTTGAGGCCCGGCTGCAGGTCAAGCACCACGTACACCCCCGCCTTCTGCGCCGCCTTCACCCAGGGCTCGAGTCGCTCCACGGGAACGTAGCTGGAGTACTTGCCGTCCTTGCCGGCGGACGCCGAGGCAACGGTCGCTATGATTTCGAAGGCAGGCTGGACCTCTTCCTTGCTATGGGGCTGGTACTTCGCCGCGTACTTCTTGGCGCGCTTGATCGCCCCGTCGACGTCCTGTTCGCCGAGCAATCCCAGGGAAGCCGTCCCCGGCGTCCCGTACAGCGCGACCATGCGTCGGTCCGGGAACACGATCTGCCCGCCGCCCGGGAGCTGCTTTCCTGCGGCAGCCGTTGCCGCCAGGGCCGAGAAATCCTTGGTTTTCCCGAACCCGTTTCCTATCGCATACAGGTCCGACTCCGCGTGGTTCTGGAAGAATTCCTGGTTCTTCGCAGCCCTCGGGTCACCCGATTCCATGGTGTGGAGGTCCGCACCGGCCGCCTGGGCCGTGGCAAGGGCGGGACCTGCCGCATCCCCCGCCTTCTCCCCCTCGCGCACGACGACGGCGAAGCCGGACTCGGTGGCGCCCTCGGCGGGTTCGATTTCAGGCAAGTCGGCGTCAGGTGCCGACCCATCGACGATTTCCAGGCCGCCCGCCAACGAAGCGGACAAGGATCCGTACGCAATGAGGGTGCGCGCACCCAAACGTTCCACCTCGGAGGCGAAGGCCTGCTGATCCGAAGACGTTTCCTCCGGCGCGCCCTCGGGTGCGACGAGCAGCGGGACACCTAGTTCGCGGGCTCGACCGGCGGCGGTTTCCTGCGCGCCGTCTTTGCCCAGCACGACGACGGCGGGTGCCTTTTCGAAGAACGCCTGGCTGGATTTCAGGGCCATGTCCTCGGCGTCGCCGCCGATCCGGCCGAAGCCAGGTACAGGGTCGGCCAACACCACGATGTCTTGGGTTTTCTGCGATTGTGAGCCGAAGGCTCCTGCGTCGTCCCTCGGCCCCACTGCCGTGCACCCGGCCACTACGAGAACGAGAGCCAGTCCGCAACTGGCTGCACGCAGACCGTTCTTGGACAACTTCACCAATTCACCAATTCTTTACTCCCGCACCGACCATCAGCCATGGATTTTCACCTGCACCGTTTTATCATTCCTTGCTGACCAAAAAGCTTCCCGGAACCATTGGTGCGTCCTCGAACACGGCACCCCTGTACGAGGACGTTCACCATGCACGAGCCTAACAACAACGCCCCGGTGGTGCCCGAGTGTTCCGCACCGGCTCCGTCAGCGTGACGGCCACCGATGAACCGGCTGGATGGTCAATATGCAGCGGGGAGATCCCGCCGCCCGCGAACCGTCCTGCACGGTGCGCGCCATGGCTTGCATGCCCGGCGGCCATGATCCCTCGCGTCGGATCATGACCTCCCTCGGGCCGGGGGCCGAGGTCGTATCCTGAAGCATGGGTGCATTTGTTCTCGTGGCCTTTGTGGTCCCCGTGCCGGCAGGCCTGGTCTTTCCCCGGACCAGCTGGCCGCTGCACATCACCTTGGCGCGTTTCGACTCCCGGGATACCGTCGACGTCGTACGCGCCCGGCTGGATGTCGCGCTGCCGGTGTTGCTGGGCTTTGGCGTGCTGATCGGCCCGGACGCACAGTTCGGCCGCAACGCGTCAGTGCCGGTTTCCCTGGTGGATCCGGAGCCCGCCCTGCAGCGTCTGCATCTCGCCGCACTGGAGGCCTTGGGGCCGCAGGTGCACCTGCCCGGCGCGCAGCACAATGGTCCGAATTACCGCCCGCACGTCACCCATGCCGATACGCGCTTGCGGCCCGGGGACAAGTTCCGCATCCGGCAGGCGGCGCTGGTGGACATGCGCCCGGACAACGACCCGCGGCTGCGCCGGGTCCTGGCCGTCTGGGAATCGGCATAGGACACGATCCGCCGCGGAAGACCGCCATCCCGGCCTACCCCACGGAGCCGGTATTGGGAGCGGACGGCTTGGGTTGGACACCACGTGGGCCGTTCCTCGACATGGCAAATGGACACGGCCGGGGCGCAAGGCGTCGAACCGATCCCAAATTCGGCCGGATTCGACGCTTCGGTCCGGCTGGGGTGGGATCACTGCAACAAGTTCCCCGTAGTGCAGACGGTCCGACCCGCCGGTTCCCCCACTTTCCGTGGATCAACTTCGCCGGGTACGGGCATTGCTGGCCAACCGCGAAGGCTGCGTGGGGCATTGCCACGACCGCGGAGGTTCGTCCTGGGTGGCGCATCACCGTGCACCAACCTTTGGTCTTCCCCGGGCCCGCAATATGTAGTAGCGCTCCCCCGCCTGCCGGCTGCCACATTGCACCACCGGTGCGGTTGAAAGGGCCTCGTTCGCCGATGTTTCACGAGGTTGGAGCCTGGTTTTGGGGTTTTGGCCCGAGCCTGCCGGTCCAGCACCGGATCACTGGCCTTGCCGGCAAAGGGGGCGCATCGCGGGGGCGGCCGGGCCGTATTGACCGAAAGCCCGCAGGGCTGCGGCGTCGGAGTGTTACCTCGGCCATTGTGGCTTTCGCCATGGCGAAACTATAGTAAACACCAACCTCTGAACACCGTTCAATTGGACAGTGTTCAAGTGGGCTCCCGTCCAGGATTGAAACCTAGAAAGATCCTTCCCATGACCAAGCACAGTCTCCCCTCAAATCGCCCGGCCAAACGGCGTCTCGATGCCACCAGCCTCGCGCGGGTCGCCATCTTTGCGGCGATTGTCGCCGTGATGGGCATGCCGGGCGGGTTTGCTGTCGCGGGTGGCGTTTCCATCACCCTCCAGACCCTTGGCGTGATGATCGCGGGAGCCATTCTCGGGCCATGGCTTGGCGCCCTCTCGATGACGGTGCTGATGGCACTTGTCGCGATCGGCCTGCCCCTGCTGGCAGGCGGCCGCGGCGGCATCGGAGTGTTCTTCGGGCCGTCGGCGGGCTACCTCGTCGGCTGGATTCTCGGCGCCTTCGTCATCGGGCTGGTCGTGCACGCAGGGGGGCGCAAGCCGGTGCTGTGGCGGACCCTGGTCGGCATGCTGGTCGGCGGCATCCTGGTGATCTACGCCGTGGGGGTCCCCGTGCAGAGCATGGTCACGCGCCTCCCGCTGGGCGAGACCGCTGTATTGAGCCTGGCCTTCATTCCCGGTGACCTGATCAAGGCGGTGACCGCGGCTCTCATCGTGATGACGCTGGTCCGGGCCTACCCGCGCGCCTTCAACCGGGTGTGGGCCACGAAGAAGACCCCGGTGCCGGAGCCGGCCAAGTGATCATCCCGGTCGACGGCGGGGCTCCGGGCCTGCTCGAGGACCTGAGGCGGATCCGCGAAGCGGGAAACGTTCCGCTGGTCACGGATCCCAGGTGGACGCCGGCGCACCGGGACGCCATGGCCGCGGCCGCCGCAAAGGCGGAACTTCCCGAGGGAACCGCCTGGGCGACGCTCACCTCCGGCAGCAGCGGTGCGCCGCGGATCGTGTTGCGCAGCGCGGAATCGTGGGCGGCCTCGTTCGCTGCCGTCAGTGGATTCCTGGGCGCCGGAAGCGGGCAGAACGTGTCGCTTCCGGCGCCGCCGTCTTCCTCGCTCACCCTGTTTTCGCTCGCCCACGCGCTCTCGGGCGGTCCTCGGCCGTTGCTGCGCCCCACCCCGGAATCCGATGCCTTGCACGGCACCCCGCAGGCGCTTCGGGCCGTGCTCGACGGCGGCGCGCCGCCGCGGCTGCGTGCGGCGCTGGTCGGCGGTTCCCACCTCGACCCGGCGCTCCGCGAGCGTGCCGAAGCCGCGGGCATCCGGGTGACCGCCTACTACGGTGCGGCCGAGCTGTCCTTCGTGGCCTGCGACAAGGGCGACGGGCTGCGTGCCTTCCCCGGGGTCGAGCTTCAAATCCGCGATGGCGAGTTGTGGGTGCGCTCGCCCTTCATCGCCTCCGGCTATGCGGGTGCGCCCGGACCGCTGCGCCGGGACGG encodes:
- a CDS encoding 2'-5' RNA ligase family protein; protein product: MGAFVLVAFVVPVPAGLVFPRTSWPLHITLARFDSRDTVDVVRARLDVALPVLLGFGVLIGPDAQFGRNASVPVSLVDPEPALQRLHLAALEALGPQVHLPGAQHNGPNYRPHVTHADTRLRPGDKFRIRQAALVDMRPDNDPRLRRVLAVWESA
- a CDS encoding class I adenylate-forming enzyme family protein, with product MGHEEDPGAGAGQVIIPVDGGAPGLLEDLRRIREAGNVPLVTDPRWTPAHRDAMAAAAAKAELPEGTAWATLTSGSSGAPRIVLRSAESWAASFAAVSGFLGAGSGQNVSLPAPPSSSLTLFSLAHALSGGPRPLLRPTPESDALHGTPQALRAVLDGGAPPRLRAALVGGSHLDPALRERAEAAGIRVTAYYGAAELSFVACDKGDGLRAFPGVELQIRDGELWVRSPFIASGYAGAPGPLRRDGQWATVGDRAELIDGRLRLLGRADDAILSASATIVPEEVEAVLRSIPGVRDALVFGLPRGPVGALVSALLELDGDAPVDVRQLAAARLGTAHRPRRWFTGRIPLTASGKPARAEALRLVLAGEVQSLAS
- a CDS encoding SGNH/GDSL hydrolase family protein, yielding MLDQEPGRYVALGDSFTEGVGDISKQRPNGVRGWSDRVAEGLASDSPGWEYANLAIRSKRLRHIIAEQLEPAIAMEPTLITLYAGGNDVMDLGTKVADILAEYEFLVGRLAQTGATLILFTGYDVEVSPILGPLRRKNHAYNDGVRLIAAKYGAVLVDYATFAAYANTRMWGPDRLHMSKAGHKYMAARVLDVLEVPHGITHRDKRKAPRGVRQRAREHHVWVTEWVLPMFGRKLRGTTLGDALGPRWPEPVRVPPKKGLKKLTR
- a CDS encoding biotin transporter BioY; the protein is MTKHSLPSNRPAKRRLDATSLARVAIFAAIVAVMGMPGGFAVAGGVSITLQTLGVMIAGAILGPWLGALSMTVLMALVAIGLPLLAGGRGGIGVFFGPSAGYLVGWILGAFVIGLVVHAGGRKPVLWRTLVGMLVGGILVIYAVGVPVQSMVTRLPLGETAVLSLAFIPGDLIKAVTAALIVMTLVRAYPRAFNRVWATKKTPVPEPAK
- a CDS encoding GNAT family N-acetyltransferase, whose amino-acid sequence is MCQDNVKELADNYHHPTAGSLGLSAALRPIAVGPLALIDRILDMSKPRAAMLRSRSKDDFDVLFRIADDLATWEERSAASPAPLTREAFKNRLEQGDADDTGKNVRFVIDVDGAAVGSVSLFDFDELARHAEVGIALVPEARGQGIGSAAISQIVEFAFVRCNLRRVHLQVIESNLGAIRAYEKAGFVVEGRQRQHAWVRGKYEDIVIMGILRPA
- a CDS encoding glycosyltransferase family 4 protein: MKVAIIAESFLPEMNGVTHSLLKILQHLDARGDQVLVIAPSTLENAPPTVEGAAIRRLPAVPLAGYRNIRVAIGGVARVKSLLAEFKPDVVHLASPFVLGWRAVRAAAALDIPSVAVYQTDVPGYAARYGMPFLENWAWQRVKQIHCAATKTLVPSSDSLQKLQGHGIPRMELWRRGVDTQRFHPGKRSAGFRDTVAPEGQKIIGYVGRLALEKQVEDLAALAEIPGTRLVVVGDGPQREMLESLLPKAYFTGFLAGDELAAAMASFDLFVHPGELETFCQTIQEAMASGVPVVATGRGGPVDLVDSSRTGWLYAPGNLAQLRDYAMDLIGDDAKRAAFAAAAFQQVQGRSWHVVCEQLMNLYTEAIAEHPRLRLAL